The DNA segment CACAGCTTGCAGTCCACATGGTATAGTTGCCTGAGCTACTTATCTTGTGATAGAGCTTTAACACACAGGGTCTCTCATCAACTGCAGAAGGGACTTGATGACTACTAAGATTAGGTTCTGCCTTATACTAAAGAATTTGTaaatgagaggaaaagagagaagtctGGGGGGGTtatgtttgtgctttttgcagttgttttgtgtgtatgtgtgtgtattttgttttgttttctttttaggactgtgcctgtagcatatgcaagttcccaggttaggggtagattcagagctgcagctgccaacctatgccacagccacagcaatgcaggatcagagctgcacctgagacctacaccagagctcacggcaatgccagatccttaatccactgagcaaggtcagggattgaacctacgtcctcctggatactatttgggttcgttaccactgagccacaacaggaactcctgagagaagCTTGTTTTTCAACCTGGTTCTACTGCAGTAGTTTCTGTCCTGAGTCTGAGGTTTATTGTGAACACTGAAAAAGTCATATTAttaaatcaattatttatttcctcaGGAATTTGATGGACGACCATGTATAGTTTGCCCCTGGCATAAATACAAAATTACTCTGGCAACAGGAGAAGGACTGTATCAGTCTATAGACCCTAAAGACCCAGCAGCAAAACCCAAGTGGTGCTCCAAAGGAATAAAGCAAAGGATCCATACAGTGACAGTGGACAATGGGAATATCTATGTGACTCTTTCTAATGAGCCTTTTAAGTGTGACTCGGATTTTTATGCCACTGGAGTCTTCAAAGTAATTAAAACTTCTTCCTAATAAAGTTTTCTAGCAATTAAAAATGTTgtgtatgttttgaaaatatttctacaaTAATCTTGCTTTAGTACCAAGGATGATTAACTTTTTCCAACATAGgcacatttattatctttaaCACCCATAAATGAAAAGGTTCAAAAGCACATGTGCTTAGTGTGATGTAAGGATGATCATTAGGACTATAGAATCCAAACCTTCTGGGCTGATTGGAAGCTGAAGGTTATAGATTTGGAATGTGCATTTTAAGAAGGATAAAgataggagttgccgtcgtggcgaagtggttaacgaatccgactaggaaccgaggttgcgggttcaatccctgcccttactcagtgggttaacaatccagcgttgccatgagctgtggtgtaggctgcagacatggctcagatcccgagttgctgtggctctggtgtaggctggcagctacagctctgattagacccctggcctgggaacctccatatgccacgggagcagcccaagaaatagcaaaagacaaaaaaaaaaaaaaaaaagatgaagataaCCTGGGGTAACAAAAgtgaagaaaaggtaaaaaaataagatctacaaagaaaaatttggggaaaatttgggggggggggggaaatccctACTTGATACAACAGAATTTATCATGGAGAAAATTTAACATATTCAAAGTAAACAGAATAATAAACTCCCTTCCCTCACCTTCAACAATTATCAGCATTCTTCCCATTCTTGTTTAATTGATACCTCCATGCATTTCCCCCCTCccctatttttagggtttttggggggttttttagataaaatttaaacacaatgaaatacttaaatcttaactgttttccaaagacATAGCAGaccatttacacttaaaaattcCTCCCCAAATGGGATCAGTTTAcatgttgaatttaaaaataataaatttaatttgccTGACATCAAAACCGAATAAACATTAGCTCACTTTCTGTCTAGTCAAGGCAGACAGTCCAAAGTAAGGAAGACAcatacagctgctgccctaccaTGAGAGACGTGAAATCTGTTCAGTAAGCCAAAGTACTGTGAATGCCTATATGAAATTTTCaagtaagttttaaatttttatttttagagatttgCCTATGTATGTATAGCTAAGTGTTTCCTGTAAATGTCACAGAGAGAAGAAATATAGGGTATTGTTTCTCAGAGAACTTTCTGCTGAGTTCATAGGGAGGGTTGATGGTAAATTGGTTCACCCAGATTTTTCCAAACCAGTTATTGATGGCTAGCACTGTTTTGATTGCCTCATGCCCACACTGCACCATAATACTCTGAGCACCAATCAACTAAAACTCAGTGACACAGAATATATAAGTGGGACCAGAAAGAACTAGGATGAGCAGATTATGAATTCAGATTGAGAAAAGCTGTTTGTCAAAACTGGAACCTAGTCTCAAACTACAGTAATCTTAGTGGCAAAGAACTAAATTAAAACTCCAAACCTAATACTAAATATTCTAAGGGGCCCACCTGGATCCTTTTCCTTGGTTACTGTAAAAATAAGAGGTGAATAAAGTATGTATCATTAACGCTATACCTACAGAGACCTTTGCTACATATTATTACTTTGCTTACTTATAGTCCAACACTTGTTATTCATTAGACTACTAATAAGCCAGGATTGGGCTTTTTATAGATACTATTTACGGCAGTAGCTACTCACCAGGTACAGAAAATGTGCCATCTTTGGGATGGGTACATCCCAGCTTATTATATCAGGTGCTAATCCACTAATGACTTAACATGTGTCCAGAATTTTAAATACACGGAAGAAACCAAAGTACCTCCTGAAAGCAAAACCATGACCCTGGTTTGTGGGGCCAATCACAGAAGCAGTTTTTTCTCAGGATCCAGTGGCAAAAATGAGTAATATGGACTTGGTTTTTGGTTCTTAATCTGTCCCTCTAGGTGTGGAAATAAAAAATGTCATGATATGTTCTGTTCTCATATACAAAAATCTTTTCATCAGGttgtaaatagtattttttttttgtctttttgccatttcttgggctgctcccgtggcatatggaggttcccaggctaggggtctaattggagctgtagccacctgcctacgccagaaccatagcaacgcaggatcatagccgcgtctgcgacttacaccacagctcacggcaacgccggatcgttaacccactgagcaagggcagggaccgaacccacaacctcatggttcctagtcagatttgttaaccactgcgccatgacaggaactcccagtatttagttttataaatttatggTATCTATAAATCGCAAGTCCTTTGTAACTTTACAGAAGAGTTTCAAAAGAACTGATAATAGGGAGATTCAAACTATGCAGCCTGtagatagaaaatatatatccttttattATCTCTGAAAAAGATATGTAGCGTTTTAATGGGGAGGGTTTTTTCCTAACAGATAAATAACTGGAAAGATACTctaaatgtattataaatatgcCCATATTATAAACCACAGTACAGAGTCTAACCCAACAAAGGGTACATTTTTTTGTTCGTTAAAAAATATCACAGGAGTTTGCATTAtggcgcggcagaaacaaatctgactagtatccataaggacgcaggtttgatccctggccttgctcaatgagttaaggatccagtgttgccgtgatgtgtggtgtaggccagcagctacagctctgatttgacccctagcctgggaacttccatatgctaagggtgcggccttaaaaaagaccaaataaaaaaaaaaatcacatactcaTTCTGTAtctagtttcattttatttcctataccatataaatacttgaaaatgacattttagtaGTAgtcctcctcatttttttttagagcagagCAATCAGTATATGAAAACTAGTTACCTAGTTTTGTCAGATGAAATGTCATTAGATAACTCTTCAGCTCTGTTCAGTGATATTTATGTTCatatttgctcattcatttcAGTTGACTGGTCAAACACAGAATGTAAAACTTGGATCTTATTACACAACTTATTGGCAGGAAGTTTGGGGCGATCTGAAATACTGTCTGGTTTCTCTGGTAATGACCTGTAAGGTTTTGCTTTGATTTCACCttcaggaaacagaggctcagaaagcaCAGGCTCAGAAAAGGCTTTTCTAAGATTTTCACTCTCCTCTTTGTTTTGCCTTATGGATTCTTCTTCTTGGAAAATTTTTGTTACCTTCTCCAGCACAGCATTAACACAGACTgtctaatgattaaaaaaaattaagtaatttttatctGTATTAAATGTACagataaaaatctaataaaatatttaacaaagtcATTAATCTATTATATCCTAATAAAAAAGCACTTTCTTTCAGGTACCCCAGGCACATGACAAACATAAGGATATCAATTCcttattataaatatacataatctagaaagaaaattaaa comes from the Phacochoerus africanus isolate WHEZ1 chromosome 4, ROS_Pafr_v1, whole genome shotgun sequence genome and includes:
- the RFESD gene encoding Rieske domain-containing protein, coding for MDIDASEEDPEMKKSSAVCVGREEDIKKSERMTAIVHDREVVIFYHKGEYHAMDIRCYHSGGPLHLGDIEEFDGRPCIVCPWHKYKITLATGEGLYQSIDPKDPAAKPKWCSKGIKQRIHTVTVDNGNIYVTLSNEPFKCDSDFYATGVFKVIKTSS